In the genome of Aedes aegypti strain LVP_AGWG chromosome 2, AaegL5.0 Primary Assembly, whole genome shotgun sequence, the window aatttttggttttgagagcttttgaaaaataaaccgaTCCCTAATAAACCGTAGTGTGAGTAGCGAGAatgggcatgcatgtaacccattcaaacgcaactctgaaattcaagtaatccgataatcgtgttccgtagatttttcttgcagagcacaatattatgaatcaagtACCCATGACGTCACCCTGCAACTTCTAGGTTGGATTCGCAATTGCTGCAAGTTTATaaccatgacatggcaatttttacagCCAAAGTGCTGCCATAatgagattgaatacaaaaaatattcgatgaaataaatgaaaacgaaattggGCAGCGTtcatttatgacataacgttaaaatgtacaattttcgaccattcccccttccgcaacggtctttgcatgaaaaaaataaataaattttgtgtttgagccacaacgtttgagcctactccccctccccctagagcgttatgtaatttttggacggcgccttagtctgcattaATTTAGTGGCgatgtgtattcaatttgactctttgctattttattaataactgcaattctgttctcagtgtagtccgtatttttctgcattggccctttcaattcaagaccaacatttgaaaaggcctcaagtccaaaatgtaaacaaatcgggtttctgCTGAATTaagtgtataagagcctattcttactgtaacatacaatagtcatgcaaaatatgcatgaaagttgaaaaaatataatttttctgaAAGGCCCCATCTCGTTTCCGTATAATTAGGATATTAATCGCAAATGCAGCCTTTTCCCAAAAAGACCCCATTTCTATATTTACttgaaaccgagttgaggcctattaaacaaacatcaaaattgcaactaaaattacgaaaatatgttttaaatttactaaacaGATACAAGTAATACTTCAGCCGCTCCGCTCCATGTATTATTTTACACAGGGATAGTCTCAACGGCGAACATAATCAAATTTTCCGTCGGGTTCCTGTGgagtgatgtattttgtatcatactacctaataatacctgtgtcagcaTGTCTGTACTTCACGACTTATTGATAACAACACGATTTCGTTACAATTGCATGAAACATaacgttcaattgaaatattacttcaattgaacaaatatttccatataattgCTCGACGACACTCTCGCTCGCTctcgatgacgatgattgaataaatcacatatttaatcgaccgcacgaatctCCTCTTGCTGCAGAGATCCCATGTACCTTGCTTTACCAcgtaacactcttctacacttcaattatcgtattttatcatgaattttgaatgattttcaaaaggccacatctgaagatgatgaaaaaacaagccacaactagaaggcctcaacacattttagagtaaacaaaggcgtcaactcacaggcctcatcagcgtcgaccggcgtctatgggcacaaatgaaaagggctgcacagcttttggtgaaataaaagcctcatttcctttgactcgtttttttagcaggatttttttgctaaaatgatagtaatgaatattcatagcgataaatcagtttatccatcgactttctggacgataaaataacataaaatgcttaaattcataatttaaatttgatttattgtttgacaaaacaagattgcatttttctcattgtttactttttggagatgaggccttttgaattgttagtcttgaattagtcgagtgacgtttaatttaaggatttgtcaacaaatacgaaatgttaccaatacataaactagtttttgcgcagttttggattgcctatgtgaatatttttattgccgacaatagtagttgcattgccgataaaataACAAGTGCCTCgcgactttggtgaggaaaaatagaagattaagagaataaaatagtgttttgtgtataataattaacaaatgaagagtgctcaagtgtagttcaggtgtctcctgctaattgttgtgctgtattgttgcgtaaaattgccctcttaaaagttcagctgcttaggctgccgacaatacgtaagttcccctaattGTTTGTGCAAATACAGTTTTTGCTCAGTTTAGTTTGTTTAGTAAATATCCGTCGTTTCAGTCAGTAAACTCAAGTCGTCGCgcagttgtattttgtacaacactattgaaaaaacctcgcttttcgttcacaacagcagctttgacggtggcaaaccgcgtgccgactggaaggttaataaaTTACAGTTACCCATAAATACTCGATTGTGTTTCCGTATGAAGAAGTACCACTCGGCAGTGATCCAAACCTACAGACGCTCTTATCTACGAaaacacccccctccccccattaacccttacgtaattaggGGACGGCCcctaaacaaaatttttaattctgtaaaccaaaacattatttctagaaaccctttattgttttaaaatttgttttaaacatGTAACTCTGTTTTTAGCTTAATTGTAACTATGGTCATACCATACCTATACCAGGAAAATGATGCATAATTATACCGGTAAAAGGCGGAAATTTTAGGAAAGGATTTTGGTGGCCACCCTAAGTTTATCGGCGTTCTGCGGTTGCCTGAAGTTCGATTCAAGGTTGCGCGGAAGGAAACGAATGGGAGCGAGAGCGTAAAGAAGTGAGTTTGTGTATGGATACGTTTCCATCGGTGACATGCTGATAACGCAATACCGTATTGCTTTCTCTTCGTTTGGGCGCGGAGTGGGCCAACAGGATGGCATATGGTATAGTCAGAGGGCACGATATGCTTGGTACACCTACGCTCTGGCAGATATACAACCTATCTTGTAATcaacaaaaaaacttttggatAATTGGACTTGACGTAATACTTTTTGAATCGAGCAATTAAATTCTAACTATATTCTCATGTCATCTCCAAAAGTCATTAAAAGTTAGCTAATGTAATTTAATACTGAATTGAATACATTTTTCTTAGAGACACATCATATACTCAGAACGGTATGgcaatatcacagacaaacagacgtaagagctagaacaattataaatttaaaacatattcACACGAACAATAACGCCTGATGCTAAAAATTATTCGCCATTCGACATCCATAAACTAAAAAACATTGAATCTCTTTGACGCCAAGAAAAGCTTCATCGTCATTGGAAGAAAATGCTATTCAATTTCAACCTGGTCATATTTGCCCCAGTGATGAATTGGATTTCGGATTACGGTGCTAAGCTAAGAAAATTATGTCACATATTTTACACTGaaacaaatcaaataaaatgaaaataagacTTTTGAGATATTAATAACATAAACATCAACGTAATGAGGTACTCAGTCTGAAAAGGCATCGTCCATAAATTGTGTCACGCTATTAAtgggttcagaaatatttgaagattCATAGTCTCAGTAGAATTTTAAGAGTCtcaatacaaaaagtgtgacacaAAGATTAACACTCTCTTTGAGGGGTTGGGGTGTTGAAACGGGACCAGTTTTACGTAAGGTAATTTATGGACGATCCCAAATCGTTAAACATTGAATTCGATAGATATTATATATAATAATTAACAAAATTGACGAATCAACCTTTACCTTATTTGTTTAGCTGTTGATAccatacgatttttttttctcccagtAGATGCTTGCCTACCTGCTAGAAATAAACCATCCGATTAATTTCACCTGGCAGAACAAGCAAACGAATTCGACCGCAGCTTTGCTCAGCGAACAATAAACACGATGATGTATAGATGAAGAGAGGAGATATGCAAAATCGATATTAAATCATGctgttgatgatgatggtgatgaatAGTTTGCTCATTGGTCAGTCACCTTTTGATGTGCCGGCTGAAGGGTGCgataaatttctccaaaaatacctCGGGCCCGAAACTGTTGCGTCAATCGGTCGCAATCGATCAGATCACTGACTGGatgaaatcaataatttctcttaaaacaaaaataactttaaTTTAATCGGGTAATCCATTTTCCCTTTTGCAGCCGTCACGCTTCAGTTTGTGAGTCACAGTTTTCTGGACTATCACGACCCCACAATTGAGGACTCGTACCAACAGCAGGCCGTCATCGATGGCGAAGCGGCCCTGCTGGACATACTGGACACTGCCGGTCAGGTGGAATTCACCGCCATGAGGGATCAGTATATGCGATGCGGCGAGGGGTTCATCATCTGCTACTCGGTTACCGATCGGCACAGCTTCCAGGAGGCGTCCGAGTACAGGAAGCTGATTGCACGAGTTCGGCTCACCGAGGACATTCCGTTGGTGCTGGTTGCCAACAAGTTGGACCTGCAGTCGCAACGGAAGGTGGGTTTTTGGGTGCAGTCACATACACTGAGAAATGTACTAACTTGAGAATGTTTCTTTTAGGTTTCTACCGAGGAAGGCAAAACTTTGGCCAAACAGTTTGGTTGTCCTTTCTATGAAACTTCAGCCGCTTTGCGACACTACATTGATGAGGCGTTTTTCTCACTGGTTCGGGAGATTCGAAGGAAAGAGGAACAAAGGGTAGGTTTTCAGAATAGATACCTCTATTCAATTACACGGTGTTATAATGAAGAAAAAACTTAAGAGTAAGGTACTCCAGTTTAAGCATTTTATCGTgtactattgaaaaacattcttGCAATCTTCAAATTTGTCACGATGTCTCTAGCAGAAAAACATTATGATCATGAGCGTTGGCTTGAGCATAAATGATTgtacaatttgtagttgctactccgagattgaccagaacaatcgaagttgcacagagatttaattaatggggcttgggattagcttagcATTCTCAATGTTCACAAAAggagagctcaaaatttaaaagtcaagaCCAGCGCCTTAAGgtcatcgggaaagggaaggaatg includes:
- the LOC5566658 gene encoding GTP-binding protein Rit2, translated to MAGDFSGCTARKKNRAQSIEYNPAKVDSGETSKQQTNPLTTRSGLRVYKIVILGDGGVGKSAVTLQFVSHSFLDYHDPTIEDSYQQQAVIDGEAALLDILDTAGQVEFTAMRDQYMRCGEGFIICYSVTDRHSFQEASEYRKLIARVRLTEDIPLVLVANKLDLQSQRKVSTEEGKTLAKQFGCPFYETSAALRHYIDEAFFSLVREIRRKEEQRDLNGGSSSEKLHSRRRSRWWRLRSIFALVFRRRRNPIGN